The genomic window AGCTCTAGGTGAATGTTCTATATGCTTTGAGCTTCTTGAACCTGCTACTAAAAATATACGTATAAGCTGTGGGCATGTTTTCCATTTAGAGTGCATAACTGCATGGAATAACCAAAGGATATCTCAACCTACCTGTCCTTTGTGTCGCAGAGTATTTAGTCTTACTGTAAACACAGAAAGCAAAAGTATGTTTGAATTGTGTGTAAAAAAGTGTAGAGATTTTATGGGCAGAGGCTTTTGTGCAACTTAAAACAGGTACTTAGGGTTAAGTACCTGTTTTAGCTTTAAAATCAATTACTGTATGGGCGTTTTTAATGCCCCATATATCCTGCCTATGTTTTTTTATTTTTTCACATTCAGCAGAACAACTAGCTTTATCAGTGCTAGTAAAGAGTACTTCGTCAGCAAGTAGTCTGTTGCTTGAGATAAACAACTTATTAGTATCTGTTGGTATATCTTTTTTAGACGTTATAGTACAGGTGCAGTTACTTAAAGCAAAGATGCTCTGTATGCTACAAGATATACACAGAAAAAAAGCTACAAATGTTATTCTGCTGCGCATCCACAGTCTGTGCATCCTGACTCCTCTGCATTTTCATCTTCGTCGTGATCGTTATCTTCCTCTTCATCTTCATCATGATTGTCATCTTCTTCATGACCATATTCTTCTTCATCTTCATCGTCTTCTTCTGTTTCAAAAGATAGCAACATCTCTTCAAGTAGATCTAGACGTTCTTCAAGCATTTGAAGAGCAAATTTAACTTCTAACATTTGCACTCTGTTTTTTAATGCTTCAACTGAATTTGATTGTTTGCACATAGTAACTCCAATAGCTTTTTGGTTTTAATAGTTTTATACTTGTATTTAATTTTAAACTAAAAAGTAGCAGAGAGTAAAGAGTTTTATAAAATATACTAGAGGTCAGAAGCAGTAGACATACTCAGATAAAATCTACGCATGGCTATACCGTTAAACCAACCAAGGCTTGCAAAGGTAATCCATAGATGACTAATGCCGTAGCTCATAAAAGGTAGAGGAATGCCTACAATAGGAAGAAGACCCATAACCATACACATATTTATAATAGCTGAGAAAATAATATGGGTAACAAGTCCACAGGCAAGAAGTTGGGCATAAAAGTTTTTTATACTTAGAATGATAAAAAAAGAACGCAAAAAAAGTAATGTATAGAGTGCTATTAAGGTACATGCGCCTATAAATCCCCATTCTTCTGAAAGCACAGCAAAAATAAAGTCAGTTCTGCTTTCAGGCAGAAACATAAGTTTATTTTGGGTGCCCTGGAGAAAGCCTTTGCCTAAAAGACCACCAGACCCTATGGCTATACGGGATTGCTCAATTTGGTAACGCTCTTTTTTGCTATCACCAGCGCCTAAAAAAACTTCAATCCGTTTTTTTTGATAAGGCTTTAAACATTTCCATAAAATCGGTGTTGCTAGTCCAAAAAAGAGAAAACTATACAAAAAAAACTTTTTATTAAGACCTGCTAACCATAAAAGCGTTACTCCAGAAAATAAAATAATTAGTCCAGTTCCTAGATCGGGTTGTTTTACAATAAGTAAAAAGCTTGCCCCTAAAACACCTAAAATAGGCAGTATATTAGTTAAATAAAACGAAAGATTGTCGCGCTCAGTATACAAGTAGTAACTAAAAAATGAGGGGAAAAATAGCTTTGAAAGCTCTGATGGCTGAAATTTGATAAATCCTAGATTAATCCACCGTTGAGCTCCCATACCGATACTACCTTTAATGATAGTAAAAACGAGTAGGCCCATAGTGGCAAAGTACAAAAAATAACCACTACGTTCTAGGGTACGGTAATCTATAAAGCAGCAAACAAAATAAATAACCAAGCCTGACAGCATGCCAAAAAGTTGTTTTTTAAAAAACAATGAAAAATGGCATTCAGGTCTATAAGTAGCACTAAAAACACACGTCAAACCAATGGCACAAATAATTACTATAATACCAAGGCCAAGCCAATCAAATGATCTAATATACCGTCTATCTAAAAGCAGCATGAGTTTACACTTCTAAAAAGTAACATTACCTAGGTTCTCTTTTTTAGAATACTACAAACAAACTAAAACGGCTAACAAAAAAGAGCCCGAAGGCTCTTTTGCTGTACAAACTAGTTTTTAG from Candidatus Dependentiae bacterium includes these protein-coding regions:
- the rodA gene encoding rod shape-determining protein RodA; this translates as MLLLDRRYIRSFDWLGLGIIVIICAIGLTCVFSATYRPECHFSLFFKKQLFGMLSGLVIYFVCCFIDYRTLERSGYFLYFATMGLLVFTIIKGSIGMGAQRWINLGFIKFQPSELSKLFFPSFFSYYLYTERDNLSFYLTNILPILGVLGASFLLIVKQPDLGTGLIILFSGVTLLWLAGLNKKFFLYSFLFFGLATPILWKCLKPYQKKRIEVFLGAGDSKKERYQIEQSRIAIGSGGLLGKGFLQGTQNKLMFLPESRTDFIFAVLSEEWGFIGACTLIALYTLLFLRSFFIILSIKNFYAQLLACGLVTHIIFSAIINMCMVMGLLPIVGIPLPFMSYGISHLWITFASLGWFNGIAMRRFYLSMSTASDL